One window from the genome of Salvelinus fontinalis isolate EN_2023a chromosome 3, ASM2944872v1, whole genome shotgun sequence encodes:
- the polg2 gene encoding DNA polymerase subunit gamma-2, mitochondrial, with product MLTYGVRRLIWRCENIPRTPLCCRIAFARQRCSTATPVRSVAEDSDHTKTLMQLCTDRYYIASGQLHSDSFQRGTNCGYGPLGMELKKNVLEQWWNSVIGFRAEVFGISTLHTSKDRTTERDGRLRVVDTENLRQILSQRELSKDQLIQKLETHIQNGASVRTSLFQGALEQYVPSLELVNRKLPFGLAETGLCFQPSGGPSCPDEVTQSSLVWFCSPRTSSQWLDYWARHRLQWWRKFALGPSDFSCSVITEEELAGRASRGVKIVYNFPWGQEALETLLSRGDAELLQTHKSARNKLQCLDGRKSVVPYAISVTGNLERGVLAYLYNSLQRVKKVDSKQRLQQRKVLKLHPILSPVKVALDMGRGATVELRQVCEGLLKEFLEGGVSAWPGYLETMPTSMEQLNTKYDEMGVLFTVVISDNTLESGLLQVRSRDTTIKETMHISEVKNFLARYISAAQNI from the exons ATGCTCACTTACGGTGTTAGACGACTCATCTGGAGATGTGAGAATATACCAAGAACCCCACTATGCTGCAGGATAGCTTTTGCACGTCAGCGCTGCAGTACTGCAACTCCTGTCAGGTCTGTTGCTGAGGACTCCGACCACACCAAAACACTGATGCAGCTATGCACTGACAGGTATTACATAGCTTCTGGCCAACTTCATAGTGATTCTTTTCAGCGCGGAACCAACTGTGGATATGGACCACTTGGTATGGAACTTAAAAAGAACGTTCTTGAACAATGGTGGAACTCTGTGATAGGGTTCAGGGCAGAGGTGTTTGGGATAAGCACTCTACACACTAGTAAGGACAGAACTACCGAGAGGGATGGACGATTGAGGGTTGTTGACACCGAGAACCTTCGTCAAATACTTTCCCAGAGAGAGCTAAGCAAGGATCAACTTATTCAGAAGCTTGAGACCCATATCCAGAATGGTGCATCTGTTCGAACTAGTCTTTTCCAAG GTGCTTTGGAGCAATATGTGCCCTCTTTGGAGCTAGTGAACAGAAAGCTGCCGTTTGGCCTGGCTGAGACCGGATTGTGCTTCCAGCCATCAGGTGGACCTAGTTG CCCAGATGAAGTTACCCAGTCCTCTTTGGTGTGGTTCTGCTCGCCCCGCACCTCCTCACAGTGGCTGGACTACTGGGCACGGCATCGGCTGCAGTGGTGGAGAAAG TTTGCCCTGGGCCCGTCCGACTTCAGCTGCAGTGTCATAACAGAAGAGGAGCTGGCAGGCCGGGCGTCTCGTGGTGTGAAAATTGTGTACAATTTCCCATGGGGCCAAGAGGCCCTGGAGACTCTGTTGAGCCGAGGGGATGCGGAGCTGCTGCAGACACACAAGAGCGCTCGCAACAAACTACAG TGCCTAGATGGAAGGAAGTCAGTCGTCCCCTATGCCATCTCCGTAACTGGAAACCTAGAGCGAGGAGTGTTGGCGTACCTGTACAACTCACTCCAGCGAGTGAAGAAAGTCGACAGCAAACAGAGGCTACAGCAGAGAAAG GTTTTGAAGCTCCATCCTATTTTGTCTCCAGTCAAAGTGGCCTTGGACATGGGAAGGGGAGCCACTGTGGAACTACGACAG GTTTGTGAAGGCTTGCTGAAGGAGTTCTTGGAAGGGGGAGTCTCTGCATGGCCTGGATATCTTGAAACCATGCCAACCTCAATGGAGCAGCTGAACACAAA GTATGATGAGATGGGGGTGCTGTTCACTGTGGTGATCAGTGACAACACGCTTGAGAGTGGCCTACTGCAGGTGCGCAGCCGCGACACCACCATCAAGGAGACCATGCACATCTCCGAGGTCAAGAACTTTCTGGCCAGATACATATCTGCTGCACAGAACATATGA